From the Montipora capricornis isolate CH-2021 chromosome 2, ASM3666992v2, whole genome shotgun sequence genome, one window contains:
- the LOC138037421 gene encoding uncharacterized protein yields the protein MKSPGSKVDSGSGKRNVIGAACSERKPSIVSDLVDVQNTGKALSSKILQTEYQEYNRGIDSPALENNELGEQNLEQSKNSGSLVRNRFPKLDEEKSKEELVEQKVPDTTAACFEKLLELQSERKDEDKVYSILWDFGGQSVYYVTHPLFLTPNAIYLLVHDLSRNPRDRAPSIVKQGVFKQKEDHFCRKTNEDYLHFWLSSISSVVGQSKNHPLTKYSRSQKLPKMLPPVILVCTHADKCPCASELASEMYGSLSDQANPYREHLVKKFFTVDNTRSGSTDECPEVKRLRKEVLAVAKELPQMERVIPIKWLRFEEALKSKSDNGEPFISLDEAWRVAIEECKISDDQQFHTLLNFLHDQRILIHFDGTPELDRMVILNLPWLIDLFKRVITIKRYDPAADDDQFEELWKKLENEGILDDELLQIVWQPLLKVETKTTTTESLVHIMEKFSLLCHWPTEDKRKQYLVPSMLMYPPDDNATKLLASTIFPPLFIRFRQSHPLNFPRGDPNARSCQEYMYVQVPLGVFPRLVVKFLQWCTKEKFRPLYKDMYQNFARFPVHSTEGYSVILLCHSSSIEIVLHRNADTKSDTSAMNIGHMVRSHLEFMLREMRAEFVWLNSMEYELCVLCPICCKQGAVSCCRRHDMNRCDKEKCLHYWSESDLQKEQFCTKDAFAESIRVPVEAFLPWFEFSWTEQGIDQVMLSLGDVLVKDAVVRNIHVMDELASRLDQPICHSNQDVPFTQYWLHLAEEFRVSEDIVIRCQHIPENSPSKNMLEFQEGRDPYFSVQTFKDALRDIKRNDLVKMLEQCSLPGTATVRYLRDEHAETFWSICLQLDHHKNWQALGQKIDIPHETLQQISTSSSCAKTVLDIIQKRKPELTVKEMKAALEDMQRQDVCVVVNKLSEDSTITSLLEDLYLLDNVAILLDKETPGMKNWLHFAQKFDISTKECDGLKPKGIPSPTKKLMEYIVQVNPDLTLKQLTQALKKMERRDVVNALTKFFGESKKKSVEHLDLEGTDTMEGFYLEGAIQEMKASTVPVQDNENGTLAKFVPKTGVPENNAHTLGPEMIVAGFPGRRVQETLDTTFHGIDVVDGLRTHQEPSSRLLTYVKQIPFQIREKICIRLNILDDLQFRDFRLLGEKMNFDIYIIRNLDQRRNPTDELLKLWCSTRSTQPTVGCLIKLLKDSDLERWDVVDILEKWVEDGDKK from the exons ATGAAATCTCCAGGGTCAAAAGTTGACTCTGGAAGTGGAAAGCGCAACGTGATTGGGGCGGCATGTTCAGAAAG GAAGCCATCAATTGTTTCTGACCTTGTAGATGTGCAAAATACAGGAAAGgctctttcttcaaaaattctgcaAACGGAATATCAAGAGTACAACCGTGGCATTGATTCACCAGCACTGGAGAACAACGAGCTTGGTGAACAGAATTTAGAACAGTCCAAAAATTCAGGATCGCTGGTTAGAAATAGGTTTCCGAAACTCGATGAGGAGAAAAGCAAGGAAGAACTTGTTGAGCAAAAAGTGCCAGATACAACAGCAGCATGTTTCGAGAAATTACTTGAGCTGCAGTCTGAAAGGAAAGATGAAGACAAAGTGTATTCAATTCTCTGGGATTTTGGTGGGCAATCAGTTTACTATGTCACCCACCCACTCTTCCTTACTCCTAACGCAATTTATCTGCTGGTGCACGACCTTAGTAGAAATCCACGTGACAGAGCCCCTTCCATTGTAAAGCAAGGCGTTTTCAAGCAGAAAGAAGATCATTTCTGCAGAAAGACAAATGAAGACTACCTGCACTTCTGGTTGTCCTCGATCTCCTCTGTGGTAGGTCAAAGCAAGAACCATCCATTGACAAAGTATAGCCGCTCTCAAAAGTTGCCAAAAATGTTGCCTCCAGTTATCTTAGTGTGCACCCATGCGGACAAGTGTCCTTGCGCCTCAGAGCTGGCCAGTGAAATGTATGGCTCTTTGTCGGATCAGGCTAACCCATATCGAGAACATCTTGTGAAAAAGTTTTTTACGGTAGACAACACAAGGTCTGGCAGTACAGATGAGTGCCCAGAAGTCAAGCGCTTGAGGAAAGAAGTACTTGCAGTTGCAAAGGAGCTCCCACAAATGGAGAGAGTCATTCCAATCAAGTGGTTAAGATTTGAGGAGGCACTTAAATCCAAAAGTGACAACGGTGAGCCATTTATTTCTCTTGATGAAGCATGGAGAGTTGCCATTGAAGAGTGTAAAATTAGTGATGATCAACAATTTCATACTTTGCTGAACTTCTTGCATGACCAGAGAATCTTGATTCATTTTGATGGCACCCCAGAGTTAGACAGAATGGTGATTTTAAACCTTCCGTGGTTGATTGATCTGTTCAAGAGAGTAATAACTATCAAACGATATGACCCCGCAGCTGATGATGATCAGTTTGAGGAACTGTGGAAAAAGCTTGAGAATGAAGGTATCCTTGATGATGAACTTTTGCAAATTGTGTGGCAACCCTTGCTCAAGGTAGAAACCAAAACGACCACAACCGAGAGCCTCGTTCACATCATGGAGAAGTTTAGCTTGTTATGTCACTGGCCTACAGAGGACAAGCGCAAGCAGTACCTTGTTCCATCCATGCTCATGTATCCTCCTGATGATAATGCCACCAAGCTTCTTGCTTCTACCATCTTTCCTCCTCTTTTCATAAGATTCAGACAGTCTCATCCCTTGAACTTTCCTCGTGGTGACCCAAATGCCAGATCTTGCCaagaatacatgtatgttcaaGTGCCTTTGGGTGTGTTCCCACGATTGGTGGTAAAGTTCCTTCAGTGGTGTACCAAAGAAAAGTTCAGACCATTGTACAAGGATATGTACCAAAATTTTGCCAGATTTCCTGTTCATTCCACGGAAGGCTACTCAGTCATCCTGCTCTGTCATTCGTCTTCTATTGAGATTGTGCTTCACAGAAATGCAGACACTAAAAGTGACACCTCAGCTATGAATATTGGCCATATGGTGCGAAGCCACCTGGAATTCATGCTACGAGAAATGCGCGCAGAGTTCGTTTGGTTGAATTCCATGGAATATGAATTGTGTGTCCTTTGTCCAATCTGTTGTAAGCAGGGTGCGGTCAGCTGCTGTCGCCGGCATGACATGAATCGTTGTGACAAAGAAAAGTGCCTTCACTACTGGTCTGAGTCTGATTTACAAAAAGAGCAATTTTGCACCAAGGATGCCTTTGCTGAAAGTATTCGAGTTCCTGTGGAGGCGTTTCTACCTTGGTTTGAATTTTCATGGACG GAACAGGGCATTGACCAAGTCATGCTTTCTTTGGGAG aTGTTCTTGTGAAAGACGCAGTTGTACGCAACATCCATGTTATGGATGAGCTTGCTAGTCGACTGGACCAGCCCATCTGTCATAGTAACCAAGACGTGCCTTTCACCCAGTATTGGTTACATCTCGCTGAAGAATTTAGAGTTTCCGAAGACATTGTGATCAGGTGCCAACACATTCCTGAGAATAGCCCCAGTAAAAACATGTTGGAATTCCAGGAAGGGCGTGACCCTTACTTCTCGGTACAAACGTTCAAAGATGCCCTCAGggacataaaaagaaatgaTCTTGTAAAGATGTTGGAACAGTGTAGTTTACCTG GTACTGCAACAGTAAGATACCTTCGAGATGAACACGCAGAAACCTTTTGGAGCATTTGTCTGCAGCTGGACCACCACAAGAACTGGCAAGCTCTAGGTCAAAAAATTGACATTCCACATGAGACGCTGCAACAAATTAGTACATCTTCAAGCTGTGCGAAAACTGTTCTCGACATTATTCAAAAAAGGAAACCTGAGCTGACTGTAAAGGAAATGAAAGCTGCCTTGGAAGATATGCAAAGACAAGATGTTTGCGTCGTAGTAAACAAGCTTTCAG AGGATAGTACAATTACCTCTCTCCTTGAGGACTTATACCTTTTGGATAACGTAGCCATCTTGTTAGACAAAGAGACACCAGGTATGAAAAACTGGCTACATTTTGCCCAGAAGTTTGATATCTCTACGAAGGAATGCGATGGATTGAAACCGAAAGGGATTCCAAGCCCAACCAAAAAGCTCATGGAATACATCGTTCAGGTTAATCCAGACCTTACATTGAAGCAGCTAACCCAAGCCCTCAAAAAGATGGAACGACGTGATGTTGTGAATGCTTTAACAAAATTCTTCGGCG AGAGCAAAAAAAAGAGTGTTGAACATTTAGATCTTGAGGGAACGGACACTATGGAAGGTTTCTACCTTGAAGGTGCAATACAAGAAATGAAAGCTTCAACTGTACCAGTTCAAGATAACGAGAATGGGACCCTTGCCAAATTTGTCCCGAAAACGGGTGTACCAGAGAACAATGCCCATACCTTAGGACCAGAAATGATTGTCGCTGGATTTCCAGGGAGAAGAGTTCAAGAGACACTGGATACAACTTTTCATGGAATTGATGTGGTGGATGGATTAAGAACTCATCAAGAGCCATCTTCTAGGCTGTTAACGTATGTCAAACAAATTCCCTTCCAGATAAGAGAAAAAATCTGTATAAGGTTGAACATATTAGATGACCTACAATTTCGAGATTTTCGATTGTTGGGAGAGAAAATGAACTTTGATATCTATATTATTCGAAACTTGGATCAGAGGAGAAATCCGACTGATGAACTGCTCAAGCTGTGGTGCAGTACACGTAGTACGCAACCAACAGTAGGGTGTCTTATTAAGTTACTGAAAGACAGTGATTTAGAAAGGTGGGATGTGGTTGACATTCTTGAGAAATGGGTTGAAGACGGGGACAAAAAATGA